In Trifolium pratense cultivar HEN17-A07 linkage group LG7, ARS_RC_1.1, whole genome shotgun sequence, a genomic segment contains:
- the LOC123897893 gene encoding uncharacterized protein LOC123897893 isoform X1, producing the protein MITNGTTMDPNCFLKLILVLIILLLGFLAWLENKRTNSNNKREEIVQVSDEINLLFEQDHEDNIISIGLSEYCVCSFCGKLSNIITRCSRCKNYTYCSKECHVMHWTCWHRDECFEVMSTEDHQESSFHGSQCFHLEPRNETSNYSFNDDDEQKPYEGDVYYIEGGEDSDESNKEITRGLIQHDGIFSNNSDSCAVCGNPCSKKCSRCKAIKYCSQTCQHFDWKSGHKFQCCVKMKSSTQVATSNQEWPVGENVIMPPNLDEVAYTDHSYDTLCLEFHSEENTKALILSSQEANNNVEEVEEKMRNLKEELEMIRNENITLQAKLEYWEIRAKYSADRLYSFKKENQHQLLILKHENELTSNAEKQARQMVTNLSQRLHCLQISIETGVAERKKQEEFIYMLQNECTKAKRDFQEQNKYVERLRQKLDDATQFPMRIAEETRQKLAITSNAIFANEFKPAVEVSKTISLSRNPTLTSQCCTICLSNEKDLAFDCGHMTCKECGYKIRKCHICRKKIANRIRLFPG; encoded by the exons ATGATTACTAATGGGACAACCATGGATCCAAATTGTTTCCTCAAGCTCATATTGGTACTAATAATACTCCTCCTAGGGTTTCTTGCTTGGCTTGAAAACAAAAGAACAAACTCAAATAACAAAAGGGAAGAGATAGTGCAAGTTAGTGATGAAATAAATCTATTGTTTGAACAAGATCATGAGGACAACATAATATCCATTGGCTTAAGTGAATATTGTGTTTGCTCCTTTTGTGGCAAATTAAGCAACATAATCACAAGATGCTCTCGATGCAAAAATTATACATATTG CTCAAAAGAATGCCATGTGATGCACTGGACATGTTGGCATAGAGACGAATGTTTTGAGGTAATGTCTACAGAAGATCATCAAGAATCATCTTTTCATGGATCCCAATGCTTTCACTTGGAGCCTAGAAAC GAAACCTCTAATTACTCAttcaatgatgatgatgagcaAAAACCATATGAAGGAGATGTTTATTATATTGAAGGAGGAGAAGATAGTGATGAGTCAAATAAAGAAATAACAAGGGGGCTAATTCAGCATGATGGCATTTTCAGTAATAACAGTGATAGCTGTGCAGTTTGTGGTAATCCATGCTCCAAAAAATGCTCAAGATGCAAAGCTATAAAATACTG CTCACAAACATGTCAACATTTTGATTGGAAATCAGGGCATAAATTTCAATGTTGTGTTAAGATGAAAAGTTCAACTCAAGTAGCAACAAGCAATCAAGAATGGCCCGTTGGTGaaaat GTTATAATGCCTCCAAATCTAGATGAAGTGGCATATACTGATCATTCATATGACACTCTTTGCTTGGAATTTCATTCAG AAGAAAACACCAAGGCTCTCATTTTAAGTTCACAG GAAGCTAACAACAACGTAGAAGAGGTTGAAGAAAAAATGAGAAACTTAAAAGAAGAATTGGAGATGATCAG aaatgaaaatataacACTGCAAGCAAAGCTTGAGTATTGGGAAATTAGAGCAAAGTATTCCGCTGATAGACTTTACAGTTTCAAGAAAGAGAATCAGCACCAG TTGTTAATATTGAAGCATGAAAATGAGTTGACATCAAATGCAGAGAAACAAGCACGTCAAATGGTTACTAATTTATCTCAGAGATTACACTGTTTGCAg ATTTCAATTGAAACTGGAGTAGCAGAGAGGAAAAAACAGgaagaatttatatatatgctACAG AATGAATGTACAAAGGCTAAGAGAGATTTTCAAGAACAAAACAAGTATGTTGAAAGGCTTAGACAGAAGCTTGATGATGCAACTCAATTTCCTATGAGAATAGCTGAAGAAACAAGACAAAAGTTAGCCATTACTTCCAATGCAATTTTTGCTAATGAATTCAAGCCTGCCGTTGAG GTGTCCAAGACAATCAGTTTAAGCAGAAATCCAACCTTGACTAGTCAG TGTTGTACAATTTGCTTAAGCAATGAGAAGGACTTGGCCTTTGATTGTGGGCACATG ACTTGCAAAGAGTGCGGATATAAAATTCGCAAGTGTCATATATGTCGAAAGAAGATCGCTAATCGTATCAGGTTGTTCCCGGGGTGA
- the LOC123897893 gene encoding uncharacterized protein LOC123897893 isoform X2 produces the protein MITNGTTMDPNCFLKLILVLIILLLGFLAWLENKRTNSNNKREEIVQVSDEINLLFEQDHEDNIISIGLSEYCVCSFCGKLSNIITRCSRCKNYTYCSKECHVMHWTCWHRDECFEETSNYSFNDDDEQKPYEGDVYYIEGGEDSDESNKEITRGLIQHDGIFSNNSDSCAVCGNPCSKKCSRCKAIKYCSQTCQHFDWKSGHKFQCCVKMKSSTQVATSNQEWPVGENVIMPPNLDEVAYTDHSYDTLCLEFHSEENTKALILSSQEANNNVEEVEEKMRNLKEELEMIRNENITLQAKLEYWEIRAKYSADRLYSFKKENQHQLLILKHENELTSNAEKQARQMVTNLSQRLHCLQISIETGVAERKKQEEFIYMLQNECTKAKRDFQEQNKYVERLRQKLDDATQFPMRIAEETRQKLAITSNAIFANEFKPAVEVSKTISLSRNPTLTSQCCTICLSNEKDLAFDCGHMTCKECGYKIRKCHICRKKIANRIRLFPG, from the exons ATGATTACTAATGGGACAACCATGGATCCAAATTGTTTCCTCAAGCTCATATTGGTACTAATAATACTCCTCCTAGGGTTTCTTGCTTGGCTTGAAAACAAAAGAACAAACTCAAATAACAAAAGGGAAGAGATAGTGCAAGTTAGTGATGAAATAAATCTATTGTTTGAACAAGATCATGAGGACAACATAATATCCATTGGCTTAAGTGAATATTGTGTTTGCTCCTTTTGTGGCAAATTAAGCAACATAATCACAAGATGCTCTCGATGCAAAAATTATACATATTG CTCAAAAGAATGCCATGTGATGCACTGGACATGTTGGCATAGAGACGAATGTTTTGAG GAAACCTCTAATTACTCAttcaatgatgatgatgagcaAAAACCATATGAAGGAGATGTTTATTATATTGAAGGAGGAGAAGATAGTGATGAGTCAAATAAAGAAATAACAAGGGGGCTAATTCAGCATGATGGCATTTTCAGTAATAACAGTGATAGCTGTGCAGTTTGTGGTAATCCATGCTCCAAAAAATGCTCAAGATGCAAAGCTATAAAATACTG CTCACAAACATGTCAACATTTTGATTGGAAATCAGGGCATAAATTTCAATGTTGTGTTAAGATGAAAAGTTCAACTCAAGTAGCAACAAGCAATCAAGAATGGCCCGTTGGTGaaaat GTTATAATGCCTCCAAATCTAGATGAAGTGGCATATACTGATCATTCATATGACACTCTTTGCTTGGAATTTCATTCAG AAGAAAACACCAAGGCTCTCATTTTAAGTTCACAG GAAGCTAACAACAACGTAGAAGAGGTTGAAGAAAAAATGAGAAACTTAAAAGAAGAATTGGAGATGATCAG aaatgaaaatataacACTGCAAGCAAAGCTTGAGTATTGGGAAATTAGAGCAAAGTATTCCGCTGATAGACTTTACAGTTTCAAGAAAGAGAATCAGCACCAG TTGTTAATATTGAAGCATGAAAATGAGTTGACATCAAATGCAGAGAAACAAGCACGTCAAATGGTTACTAATTTATCTCAGAGATTACACTGTTTGCAg ATTTCAATTGAAACTGGAGTAGCAGAGAGGAAAAAACAGgaagaatttatatatatgctACAG AATGAATGTACAAAGGCTAAGAGAGATTTTCAAGAACAAAACAAGTATGTTGAAAGGCTTAGACAGAAGCTTGATGATGCAACTCAATTTCCTATGAGAATAGCTGAAGAAACAAGACAAAAGTTAGCCATTACTTCCAATGCAATTTTTGCTAATGAATTCAAGCCTGCCGTTGAG GTGTCCAAGACAATCAGTTTAAGCAGAAATCCAACCTTGACTAGTCAG TGTTGTACAATTTGCTTAAGCAATGAGAAGGACTTGGCCTTTGATTGTGGGCACATG ACTTGCAAAGAGTGCGGATATAAAATTCGCAAGTGTCATATATGTCGAAAGAAGATCGCTAATCGTATCAGGTTGTTCCCGGGGTGA